Proteins co-encoded in one Kocuria flava genomic window:
- the zwf gene encoding glucose-6-phosphate dehydrogenase: MRDRRDRRLVRVAAPSALVLFGVTGDLAKKKLLPAMYDLANRGLLPPSFAVVGFGRREWTHDDFRAVVRESVEAHARTPFREDVWRQFATGIRFVRGEFDDDRAYESLKATLKELDVHYGTRGNHAFYLSIPPKAFETVCQQLADHGLADHENASGWRRVVIEKPFGHDLESAAELNAIVERVFPADCVFRIDHYLGKETVQNILALRFANQMFEPLWNNRFVDHVQITMAEDIGIGSRAGYYDGVGAARDVIQNHLLQLLALTAMEEPLSFEAHHMRAEKAKVLASVVVPEDLAAYSALGQYAAGLQGGQQVRGFHEEQDIPADSRTETYAALRLDINNRRWAGVPFYLRAGKRLGRRVTEVAVQLKRSPNLLFGDNGHEDLGRNVIVVRIQPDEGVTIRLGSKVPGTQSEIRDVTMDFGYGHSFTESSPEAYERLILDVLLGEPPLFPDHEEVELSWRILDPFEQCWQEQGIVPESYAPGSWGPAGADALLARDGRVWRRP, encoded by the coding sequence CTGCGGGACCGGAGGGACCGGCGGCTCGTGCGCGTCGCCGCGCCGTCGGCGCTCGTGCTCTTCGGCGTCACCGGCGACCTCGCCAAGAAGAAGCTGCTGCCGGCGATGTACGACCTCGCCAACCGCGGCCTGCTCCCGCCCTCGTTCGCCGTCGTCGGCTTCGGCCGGCGGGAGTGGACCCACGACGACTTCCGCGCCGTGGTGCGCGAGTCCGTCGAGGCCCACGCCCGCACCCCGTTCCGGGAGGACGTCTGGCGCCAGTTCGCGACCGGGATCCGGTTCGTGCGCGGGGAGTTCGACGACGACCGCGCCTACGAGTCCCTGAAGGCGACGCTCAAGGAGCTCGACGTCCACTACGGGACCCGCGGCAACCACGCCTTCTACCTCTCGATCCCGCCCAAGGCCTTCGAGACCGTGTGCCAGCAGCTGGCCGACCACGGCCTCGCCGACCACGAGAACGCCTCCGGCTGGCGGCGGGTGGTGATCGAGAAGCCCTTCGGCCACGACCTCGAGTCCGCCGCCGAGCTCAACGCCATCGTCGAACGGGTCTTCCCCGCGGACTGCGTGTTCCGCATCGACCACTACCTGGGCAAGGAGACGGTGCAGAACATCCTGGCGCTGCGCTTCGCCAACCAGATGTTCGAGCCGCTGTGGAACAACAGGTTCGTGGACCACGTGCAGATCACCATGGCCGAGGACATCGGCATCGGCTCCCGGGCCGGCTACTACGACGGCGTGGGCGCGGCCCGCGACGTGATCCAGAACCACCTGCTGCAGCTGCTGGCGCTCACTGCGATGGAGGAGCCGCTGTCCTTCGAGGCCCACCACATGCGCGCCGAGAAGGCGAAGGTGCTGGCCTCCGTCGTCGTCCCCGAGGACCTCGCCGCGTACTCCGCGCTCGGCCAGTACGCGGCCGGGCTGCAGGGCGGCCAGCAGGTGCGCGGCTTCCACGAGGAGCAGGACATCCCGGCCGACTCCCGCACCGAGACCTACGCCGCGCTGCGCCTGGACATCAACAACCGGCGCTGGGCCGGGGTGCCGTTCTACCTGCGGGCCGGCAAGCGCCTGGGCCGGCGGGTGACCGAGGTCGCGGTCCAGCTCAAGCGCTCCCCCAACCTGCTCTTCGGCGACAACGGGCACGAGGACCTCGGGCGCAACGTGATCGTGGTCCGGATCCAGCCCGACGAGGGGGTGACGATCCGGCTGGGCTCCAAGGTCCCCGGCACCCAGTCCGAGATCCGCGACGTGACCATGGACTTCGGCTACGGGCACTCGTTCACCGAGTCCAGCCCCGAGGCGTACGAGCGGCTGATCCTCGACGTGCTCCTGGGGGAGCCGCCCCTGTTCCCGGACCACGAGGAGGTCGAGCTGTCCTGGCGGATCCTCGACCCCTTCGAGCAGTGCTGGCAGGAGCAGGGGATCGTGCCGGAGTCCTACGCCCCCGGCTCGTGGGGGCCCGCCGGGGCGGACGCGCTCCTGGCCCGCGACGGACGCGTCTGGAGGCGACCGTGA
- the whiA gene encoding DNA-binding protein WhiA has protein sequence MALTSSVKEELSRLEVKKSSERRAELSALLRFAGGLHIVAGRIEVEAEVDSGATARRVRRTIAEVFGHDSELVVVSGGGLRRGSSYVVRVGRDGEALARQTGLLDGRGRPVRGLPPAVVNGAVADAAAVLRGAFLAHGSLTEPGRSAAMEFTCPGPEAALALVGAARRLGVLAKAREVRGADRVVVRDGDAIAALLTRMGAHRTLLQWEDRRMRKEVRATANRLANFDDANLRRSAQAAVAAGARVERALEILGDEVPEHLRQAGELRLSNKQASLDELGRLADPPLTKDAVAGRIRRLLAMADRRAEELGVPGTDAAAETAAGTAAEGAGPAPAAAGEPAAGPPAGGR, from the coding sequence GTGGCCCTGACGTCATCGGTCAAGGAAGAACTGTCCCGCCTCGAGGTCAAGAAGTCCTCGGAGCGGCGGGCCGAGCTCTCGGCGCTGCTGCGCTTCGCCGGGGGGCTGCACATCGTCGCCGGCCGGATCGAGGTCGAGGCGGAGGTCGACTCCGGGGCCACGGCCCGGCGGGTGCGCCGCACCATCGCCGAGGTCTTCGGCCACGACAGCGAGCTCGTGGTGGTCTCCGGCGGCGGCCTGCGCCGCGGCAGCTCCTACGTGGTGCGCGTGGGCCGCGACGGCGAGGCCCTCGCCCGCCAGACCGGTCTGCTCGACGGCCGCGGCCGGCCCGTGCGCGGCCTGCCGCCGGCGGTCGTCAACGGGGCGGTGGCCGACGCCGCGGCCGTGCTGCGCGGGGCCTTCCTCGCCCACGGCTCGCTGACCGAGCCCGGGCGCTCGGCCGCCATGGAGTTCACCTGCCCGGGCCCGGAGGCCGCGCTCGCCCTCGTGGGCGCCGCCCGCCGGCTCGGGGTGCTCGCCAAGGCACGGGAGGTGCGCGGGGCCGACCGCGTGGTCGTGCGCGACGGCGACGCGATCGCGGCGCTGCTGACCCGGATGGGCGCCCACCGCACGCTGCTGCAGTGGGAGGACCGCCGGATGCGCAAGGAGGTCCGGGCCACGGCCAACCGCCTCGCCAACTTCGACGACGCCAACCTGCGCCGCTCCGCCCAGGCCGCGGTGGCCGCCGGGGCCCGCGTCGAGCGCGCCCTCGAGATCCTGGGCGACGAGGTCCCCGAGCACCTGCGCCAGGCCGGGGAGCTGCGGCTGTCCAACAAGCAGGCCAGCCTCGACGAGCTGGGCCGGCTGGCCGACCCGCCGCTGACCAAGGACGCCGTCGCCGGGCGGATCCGGCGGCTGCTCGCGATGGCCGACCGCCGGGCCGAGGAGCTCGGCGTGCCGGGCACGGACGCGGCGGCCGAGACCGCCGCCGGGACCGCGGCCGAGGGAGCCGGGCCCGCCCCCGCCGCGGCCGGTGAGCCCGCCGCCGGGCCGCCCGCCGGCGGCCGCTGA
- a CDS encoding glucose-6-phosphate isomerase, whose translation MSSLTVQTSGAAREAVDRHVPALVADGFAGKLFAQDPTLWGAAAEEESAKRLGWVEAAEVSRPLVPEITALRDELAAEGVDRFVLAGMGGSSLAPEVITRTAGAELFVLDSTDPEMVAAALADRLERTAIVVSSKSGSTVETDSARRAFARAFEQAGIDAASRIVVVTDPGSPMEASAREAGYRRVFTADPTVGGRFSALTAFGLVPAGLAGVDVAALLDDADEAAEVLREDAEDNPGLHLGAALGGTEPLRNKLVLRDLGSGIAGFADWAEQLIAESTGKEGTGLLPVVVGAGEAPEAGAPDVLVVDLVAADAEDAPEGDAVRVGGSLGAQLLLWEVATAVAGRLLGINPYDQPDVESAKTATRALLEAKPEPTAPEAVDGAVEIRGDAQLLRGATTVEQALRHLLEALPDSGYVAVQAYFDRLSWAELEQVRPLLARATGRPTTFGWGPRFLHSTGQYHKGGPAEGVYLQVTAASDTDLEIPDSPFSFGELISAQADGDAQVLADHGRPVLRLRLTDRAEGVRQLVRAVEALAG comes from the coding sequence ATGAGTTCCCTGACCGTCCAGACCTCCGGCGCGGCCCGCGAGGCCGTCGACCGCCACGTGCCCGCCCTCGTCGCCGACGGCTTCGCGGGCAAGCTCTTCGCCCAGGACCCCACCCTGTGGGGGGCCGCCGCGGAGGAGGAGTCCGCCAAGCGCCTCGGCTGGGTCGAGGCCGCCGAGGTCTCGCGCCCGCTGGTGCCCGAGATCACCGCCCTGCGCGACGAGCTCGCCGCCGAGGGCGTGGACCGCTTCGTGCTCGCGGGCATGGGCGGGTCCTCGCTGGCCCCCGAGGTGATCACCCGCACCGCGGGCGCGGAGCTGTTCGTGCTCGACTCCACCGACCCGGAGATGGTCGCCGCCGCCCTGGCCGACCGGCTGGAGCGGACCGCGATCGTGGTCTCCTCCAAGTCCGGCTCCACGGTGGAGACCGACTCGGCCCGGCGCGCCTTCGCCCGCGCCTTCGAGCAGGCCGGCATCGACGCCGCCTCCCGGATCGTCGTCGTCACCGACCCCGGCTCCCCCATGGAGGCCTCGGCCCGGGAGGCCGGCTACCGCCGCGTCTTCACCGCCGACCCGACCGTGGGCGGGCGCTTCTCGGCGCTGACCGCGTTCGGGCTGGTCCCCGCGGGCCTGGCCGGCGTGGACGTCGCCGCCCTGCTCGACGACGCCGACGAGGCGGCGGAGGTCCTGCGCGAGGACGCCGAGGACAACCCCGGCCTGCACCTGGGCGCCGCCCTGGGCGGGACCGAGCCGCTGCGCAACAAGCTCGTGCTGCGCGACCTCGGCTCGGGCATCGCCGGCTTCGCCGACTGGGCCGAGCAGCTGATCGCCGAGTCCACCGGCAAGGAGGGCACCGGGCTGCTGCCCGTCGTCGTCGGCGCGGGCGAGGCCCCGGAGGCCGGGGCCCCGGACGTGCTCGTGGTCGACCTCGTCGCCGCCGACGCCGAGGACGCCCCGGAGGGCGACGCCGTGCGCGTGGGCGGGTCCCTGGGCGCCCAGCTGCTGTTGTGGGAGGTCGCCACCGCGGTCGCCGGCCGGCTGCTCGGGATCAACCCCTACGACCAGCCCGACGTCGAGTCCGCCAAGACCGCCACCCGCGCCCTGCTCGAGGCGAAGCCGGAGCCCACGGCGCCCGAGGCGGTCGACGGCGCGGTGGAGATCCGCGGCGACGCGCAGCTGCTGCGCGGGGCCACGACCGTCGAGCAGGCCCTGCGCCACCTGCTGGAGGCCCTGCCCGACTCCGGCTACGTGGCGGTGCAGGCCTACTTCGACCGGCTCTCCTGGGCCGAGCTGGAGCAGGTGCGCCCGCTGCTGGCCCGCGCCACGGGCCGGCCCACGACCTTCGGGTGGGGTCCCCGGTTCCTGCACTCCACCGGCCAGTACCACAAGGGCGGGCCCGCCGAGGGCGTGTACCTGCAGGTCACCGCCGCCTCGGACACCGACCTGGAGATCCCCGACAGCCCGTTCAGCTTCGGCGAGCTGATCTCCGCGCAGGCCGACGGCGACGCCCAGGTGCTCGCCGACCACGGCCGCCCGGTCCTGCGCCTGCGCCTGACCGACCGGGCCGAGGGCGTGCGTCAGTTGGTGCGCGCCGTGGAGGCCCTCGCGGGCTGA
- the tpiA gene encoding triose-phosphate isomerase — translation MTSQTNGSFDRTPLIAGNWKMNMDHVQGIALLQKLAWTLDDAKHDHDRVEVAVFPPFTDLRSVQSLVEADGLRVRYGAQDLSDKDSGAYTGDVSGQFLARLGCTYVLVGHSERRTLHGETDALCAAKIAAAHRHGLVPVLCVGEGLEVRQAGEHVGHTLEQLRGAVAGLDAERVAELVVAYEPVWAIGTGEVAGPEDAQEMAAAIRAELADLHDARTAARTRILYGGSAKAANAAALLKGRDVDGLLVGGASLDAEEFASIARFEQHLVTD, via the coding sequence ATGACCTCGCAGACCAACGGGAGCTTCGACCGCACGCCGCTGATCGCCGGCAACTGGAAGATGAACATGGACCACGTCCAGGGCATCGCCCTGCTGCAGAAGCTGGCGTGGACCCTCGACGACGCCAAGCACGACCACGACCGCGTCGAGGTCGCCGTGTTCCCGCCGTTCACCGACCTGCGCTCCGTGCAGTCCCTCGTGGAGGCCGACGGGCTGCGGGTGCGCTACGGCGCCCAGGACCTCTCCGACAAGGACTCCGGGGCCTACACCGGGGACGTCTCCGGGCAGTTCCTCGCCCGCCTCGGGTGCACCTACGTGCTCGTGGGCCACTCCGAGCGGCGCACCCTCCACGGCGAGACGGACGCCCTGTGCGCCGCCAAGATCGCCGCGGCCCACCGCCACGGCCTCGTGCCGGTGCTGTGCGTGGGCGAGGGCCTGGAGGTCCGCCAGGCCGGCGAGCACGTCGGCCACACCCTCGAGCAGCTGCGCGGGGCCGTCGCCGGGCTCGACGCCGAGCGCGTGGCGGAACTCGTGGTCGCCTACGAGCCCGTGTGGGCCATCGGCACCGGCGAGGTCGCCGGACCCGAGGACGCCCAGGAGATGGCTGCCGCGATCCGCGCCGAGCTGGCCGACCTCCACGACGCGCGCACCGCCGCCCGCACCCGCATCCTCTACGGCGGCTCGGCGAAGGCCGCCAACGCCGCGGCGCTGCTGAAGGGCAGGGACGTGGACGGCCTGCTGGTCGGCGGGGCCAGCCTCGACGCCGAGGAGTTTGCTAGCATTGCCAGGTTCGAGCAGCACCTCGTGACCGACTGA
- a CDS encoding phosphoglycerate kinase, protein MAHALDELIADGVAGRRVLVRSDLNVPLDGVTVTDDGRVRASLPVIEKLAHAGARVIVMAHLGRPKGQVDPKYSIAPAGQRLAELADVPVRIATDVVGQDARDKAAALADGEVLVLENVRFDPRETSKDDAERGALADELAALTGENGAYVGDAFGAVHRKHASVYDIAHRLPAYQGDLVRRELEVLTKVVQDPERPFVVVMGGSKVSDKLAVIDNLIGRADALLIGGGMVFTFLAAQGHRVGGSLLEEDQLETVKGYLERAADAGTEIVLPVDVVYAERFAADAPHETRPVEDIVGGQIGASGLGLDIGPASAALFADRIKAARTVFWNGPMGVFEMDAFAAGTRAVAEAIVASEAMSVIGGGDSASAVRNLGFTDEQFGHISTGGGASLEFIEGKELPGVVALGA, encoded by the coding sequence ATGGCACATGCACTTGACGAACTGATCGCCGACGGCGTCGCCGGGCGCCGCGTCCTCGTCCGCTCGGACCTCAACGTCCCCCTGGACGGCGTCACGGTGACCGACGACGGCCGCGTCCGCGCGTCCCTGCCGGTCATCGAGAAGCTCGCCCACGCCGGGGCCCGCGTGATCGTGATGGCCCACCTCGGCCGGCCCAAGGGCCAGGTGGACCCGAAGTACTCGATCGCCCCTGCCGGGCAGCGCCTGGCCGAGCTGGCCGACGTCCCGGTGCGGATCGCCACCGACGTCGTCGGCCAGGACGCCCGGGACAAGGCCGCGGCCCTGGCCGACGGCGAGGTGCTGGTGCTCGAGAACGTGCGCTTCGACCCGCGCGAGACCTCGAAGGACGACGCCGAGCGCGGCGCCCTCGCCGACGAGCTGGCCGCCCTGACCGGCGAGAACGGCGCCTACGTGGGCGACGCCTTCGGGGCGGTGCACCGCAAGCACGCCTCCGTCTACGACATCGCCCACCGGCTGCCCGCCTACCAGGGCGACCTCGTCAGGCGCGAGCTCGAGGTCCTCACCAAGGTCGTCCAGGACCCGGAGCGGCCCTTCGTCGTCGTGATGGGCGGGTCGAAGGTCTCGGACAAGCTCGCCGTGATCGACAACCTCATCGGCCGGGCCGACGCCCTGCTCATCGGCGGCGGCATGGTCTTCACCTTCCTCGCGGCCCAGGGCCACCGCGTCGGCGGGTCCCTGCTCGAGGAGGACCAGCTCGAGACGGTCAAGGGCTACCTCGAGCGGGCGGCCGACGCCGGCACCGAGATCGTCCTGCCCGTCGACGTCGTCTACGCGGAGCGCTTCGCGGCCGACGCCCCGCACGAGACCCGCCCCGTCGAGGACATCGTCGGCGGGCAGATCGGCGCCTCCGGCCTCGGCCTGGACATCGGCCCCGCCTCCGCGGCGCTGTTCGCCGACCGGATCAAGGCCGCCCGCACGGTGTTCTGGAACGGGCCCATGGGCGTGTTCGAGATGGACGCCTTCGCCGCCGGGACCCGGGCGGTCGCCGAGGCCATCGTCGCCTCGGAGGCCATGAGCGTGATCGGCGGCGGCGACTCCGCCTCCGCCGTGCGCAACCTCGGCTTCACCGACGAGCAGTTCGGCCACATCTCCACCGGCGGCGGCGCGTCGCTGGAGTTCATCGAGGGCAAGGAGCTGCCCGGCGTCGTCGCCCTCGGCGCCTGA
- a CDS encoding glucose-6-phosphate dehydrogenase assembly protein OpcA, with translation MIVSMENTTTSAIDKKLHQLRDQHGVVTLGRVLTLVVLAQAGHSEAALEAANFASHEHPCRIIVHVAHASSEDTRLDAQLRMGGDAGASEVIVLHGYGALAEPTETLFSALLLPDAPIVVWWAHRVPDTSPTTSSIAGIAHRRITDAARHEDAWAALHDLGSRYVPGDTDLSWTRITNWRIQLAAVLDQAGPAPVREVVVEGSGRSPSVVLLGAWLGTRLDAEVSFIDSPGNRRLHRVVLVRDDGEIALERPGRSVAVLRQPGQPDQQVAMPVRDLNACLAEELRRLDPDEVYGEVLTTGLRDVRVARVVDHSGELSPGAAAFLAAHGGGREQPAAVPAAAPGDAGSGAPAAGTPQTGTRGGTP, from the coding sequence GTGATCGTATCGATGGAGAACACCACCACCTCCGCCATCGACAAGAAGCTGCACCAGCTGCGCGACCAGCACGGGGTGGTGACCCTCGGGCGCGTGCTGACGCTGGTGGTGCTCGCCCAGGCGGGCCACTCCGAGGCGGCCCTCGAGGCGGCGAACTTCGCCAGCCACGAGCACCCGTGCCGGATCATCGTGCACGTGGCCCACGCCTCCTCGGAAGACACCCGCCTCGACGCGCAGCTGCGCATGGGCGGGGACGCCGGGGCCTCGGAGGTGATCGTCCTGCACGGCTACGGCGCGCTCGCCGAGCCCACCGAGACGCTGTTCTCGGCGCTGCTGCTGCCTGACGCCCCGATCGTGGTGTGGTGGGCCCACCGGGTCCCCGACACCTCCCCGACGACGTCCTCGATCGCGGGCATCGCCCACCGCCGGATCACCGACGCCGCCCGCCACGAGGACGCCTGGGCGGCCCTGCACGACCTCGGCTCCCGCTACGTGCCCGGCGACACCGACCTGTCCTGGACCCGGATCACCAACTGGCGGATCCAGCTCGCGGCGGTCCTCGACCAGGCGGGCCCGGCCCCCGTGCGCGAGGTCGTCGTCGAGGGCTCCGGGCGCTCCCCCAGCGTCGTGCTCCTCGGGGCGTGGCTGGGCACCCGCCTGGACGCCGAGGTCTCGTTCATCGACTCCCCCGGCAACCGGCGGCTGCACCGGGTGGTGCTGGTGCGCGACGACGGCGAGATCGCGCTCGAGCGCCCGGGCCGCAGTGTCGCCGTGCTGCGCCAGCCGGGCCAGCCGGACCAGCAGGTCGCGATGCCGGTGCGCGACCTCAACGCGTGCCTGGCCGAGGAGCTGCGCCGCCTGGACCCGGACGAGGTCTACGGCGAGGTGCTCACCACGGGGCTGCGCGACGTGCGCGTGGCGCGCGTGGTGGACCACTCCGGGGAGCTCTCCCCCGGCGCGGCGGCCTTCCTGGCCGCCCACGGCGGGGGCCGCGAGCAGCCGGCGGCCGTGCCCGCCGCCGCCCCCGGCGACGCCGGGTCGGGCGCCCCCGCCGCCGGCACCCCCCAGACCGGGACCCGAGGAGGAACACCGTGA
- the gap gene encoding type I glyceraldehyde-3-phosphate dehydrogenase, giving the protein MTIRVGINGFGRIGRNFLRAVREHGQNVEVVAVNDLTDPKTLVHLFRYDSVLGRYPGEVTLEDDVMTVDGQQVRFLAEPDPAKLPWGELGVDVVVESTGRFTNGTKAKAHLDGGAKKVVLSAPGKEIDGTFVPGVNLDAYDAASMDIVSAASCTTNCLAPMAKVLNDAFGIERGLMTTIHAYTADQNLQDGPHKDLRRARAAALNMVPTTTGAAAAVGLVLPELKGKLDGFAVRVPVPTGSLVDLTFEASKDVTVEEVNAAMKAAAEGPMKGIVKYTEDPIVSSDIQGDDISTIFDAPLTKVIDGQVKVIAWYDNEWGYTVRLVNVVSHVASQL; this is encoded by the coding sequence GTGACCATTCGAGTGGGCATCAACGGCTTCGGACGCATCGGCCGCAACTTCCTCCGGGCGGTGCGCGAGCACGGCCAGAACGTCGAGGTCGTGGCCGTCAACGACCTCACGGACCCCAAGACCCTGGTCCACCTCTTCCGCTACGACTCCGTCCTGGGCCGCTACCCGGGCGAGGTCACCCTCGAGGACGACGTCATGACCGTGGACGGGCAGCAGGTCCGCTTCCTGGCCGAGCCCGACCCCGCCAAGCTGCCGTGGGGCGAGCTGGGCGTGGACGTGGTCGTGGAGTCCACCGGGCGCTTCACCAACGGCACCAAGGCGAAGGCGCACCTGGACGGCGGGGCGAAGAAGGTCGTCCTCTCCGCCCCGGGCAAGGAGATCGACGGCACCTTCGTGCCGGGCGTGAACCTGGACGCCTACGACGCCGCGTCGATGGACATCGTCTCGGCCGCCTCCTGCACCACCAACTGCCTCGCACCCATGGCGAAGGTCCTCAACGACGCGTTCGGCATCGAGCGCGGCCTGATGACCACCATCCACGCCTACACCGCGGACCAGAACCTCCAGGACGGCCCGCACAAGGACCTCCGCCGCGCCCGCGCCGCCGCCCTGAACATGGTCCCCACCACCACCGGGGCCGCCGCCGCCGTGGGGCTCGTGCTCCCGGAGCTCAAGGGCAAGCTCGACGGCTTCGCGGTGCGCGTGCCCGTCCCGACCGGCTCGCTCGTGGACCTCACCTTCGAGGCGTCGAAGGACGTCACCGTCGAGGAGGTCAACGCCGCCATGAAGGCCGCCGCCGAGGGCCCCATGAAGGGGATCGTCAAGTACACCGAGGACCCGATCGTCTCCTCGGACATCCAGGGCGACGACATCTCCACGATCTTCGACGCGCCGCTGACCAAGGTCATCGACGGCCAGGTCAAGGTCATCGCGTGGTACGACAACGAGTGGGGCTACACCGTGCGCCTCGTCAACGTCGTCTCCCACGTCGCGTCGCAGCTCTGA
- the pgl gene encoding 6-phosphogluconolactonase encodes MSELRTAVHPDARTLAEATAGRVLDVLTAAQDERGEASVVLTGGGMGTAVLAAVATSPDRSAVDWSRVDVWWSDERFTEGASAERNCVQAAEAVGGALALDPDRVHCMGSADEFTSPEEAAEDYLRELAAAAAREGRDGPLPRFDLSLLGLGPDGHVASLFSGRPHVHEERATVLGVRDSPKPPPQRVSMTLPLINAAERVWLLVAGAEKAQAVAAVRAGAPVGRTPGAGVRGAQETLLLLARDAAGA; translated from the coding sequence GTGAGCGAGCTCCGGACCGCCGTCCACCCCGACGCCCGGACCCTGGCCGAGGCCACGGCCGGGCGGGTGCTCGACGTGCTGACCGCGGCCCAGGACGAACGCGGCGAGGCCTCCGTCGTGCTGACCGGCGGGGGCATGGGCACGGCGGTGCTCGCCGCCGTGGCCACCTCCCCGGACCGCTCCGCCGTGGACTGGTCCCGGGTCGACGTCTGGTGGTCCGACGAGCGCTTCACCGAGGGCGCCAGCGCGGAGCGCAACTGCGTCCAGGCCGCCGAGGCCGTGGGCGGGGCGCTCGCCCTGGACCCGGACCGGGTCCACTGCATGGGCTCCGCCGACGAGTTCACGTCCCCGGAGGAGGCCGCCGAGGACTACCTGCGGGAGCTGGCGGCGGCCGCGGCGCGCGAGGGCCGCGACGGGCCCCTCCCCCGCTTCGACCTCTCCCTGCTGGGCCTGGGCCCGGACGGGCACGTGGCCTCCCTGTTCTCGGGCCGCCCGCACGTGCACGAGGAGCGGGCCACGGTGCTGGGGGTGCGGGACTCGCCCAAGCCGCCGCCGCAGCGGGTGAGCATGACGCTGCCGCTGATCAACGCGGCCGAGCGGGTGTGGCTGCTCGTGGCGGGGGCGGAGAAGGCGCAGGCCGTCGCCGCGGTGCGCGCCGGGGCACCGGTCGGGCGCACGCCCGGGGCCGGGGTCCGGGGCGCGCAGGAGACCCTCCTGCTCCTCGCCCGGGACGCCGCCGGGGCCTGA
- a CDS encoding gluconeogenesis factor YvcK family protein: MTASPTGAFPRLPLGSGADADPHHSPDAAARRPGGGRPSVVALGGGHGLSANLAALRRITPAVTAVVTVADDGGSSGRLRDELGVLPPGDLRMALAALCDDSEWGRTWRDVMQHRFSSTAERPTGLDHHALGNLLIVGLWELLGDPVAGLEWAGALLGARGRVLPMSTVPLVIEGDVPEPAPGGGPAPTLRTITGQAHLAKQADVCNVRLVPADAPACPEAVGAVGAADWVVLGPGSWHTSVLPHLLLPGLREAICTAPGRRCVTLNLSPDTETRGKTAADHLRVLQAYCPELTLDVILADPSATEDRGDLERVAAGLGAAVHYADVRASPGTGVHNSLKLAAAYQEILERHR; the protein is encoded by the coding sequence ATGACCGCTTCCCCCACCGGCGCGTTCCCCCGGCTGCCCCTCGGCAGCGGCGCCGACGCCGACCCCCACCACTCGCCCGACGCCGCCGCCCGCCGCCCCGGGGGCGGGCGCCCCTCCGTGGTGGCCCTCGGCGGCGGGCACGGGCTCTCGGCGAACCTCGCGGCGCTGCGCCGCATCACCCCGGCGGTCACCGCCGTGGTGACCGTGGCCGACGACGGCGGCTCCTCCGGCCGCCTGCGCGACGAGCTCGGGGTCCTGCCCCCGGGGGACCTGCGGATGGCCCTGGCCGCCCTGTGCGACGACTCCGAGTGGGGCCGGACCTGGCGCGACGTCATGCAGCACCGCTTCTCCTCCACCGCCGAGCGGCCCACGGGCCTGGACCACCACGCCTTGGGCAACCTGCTCATCGTCGGCCTGTGGGAGCTGCTGGGGGACCCGGTGGCCGGGCTCGAGTGGGCCGGGGCCCTGCTGGGGGCCCGCGGGCGGGTCCTGCCCATGTCCACCGTGCCGCTGGTCATCGAGGGCGACGTCCCGGAGCCCGCCCCCGGCGGTGGCCCCGCCCCGACCCTGCGCACGATCACCGGGCAGGCCCACCTGGCCAAGCAGGCCGACGTGTGCAACGTCCGGCTCGTGCCCGCCGACGCCCCCGCCTGCCCCGAGGCCGTCGGGGCCGTGGGCGCGGCCGACTGGGTCGTGCTCGGGCCCGGCTCCTGGCACACCTCCGTGCTGCCCCACCTGCTGCTGCCCGGGCTGCGGGAGGCGATCTGCACGGCCCCCGGCCGGCGGTGCGTGACCCTCAACCTCTCCCCGGACACCGAGACCCGCGGCAAGACCGCCGCCGACCACCTGCGGGTGCTCCAGGCCTACTGCCCCGAGCTGACCCTCGACGTGATCCTCGCCGACCCGTCGGCGACCGAGGACCGCGGCGACCTCGAGCGGGTCGCCGCCGGCCTCGGCGCGGCGGTCCACTACGCCGACGTCCGGGCGAGCCCCGGCACCGGCGTGCACAACTCCCTCAAGCTCGCGGCCGCCTACCAGGAGATCCTCGAGCGCCACCGCTGA
- the secG gene encoding preprotein translocase subunit SecG: protein MEILQTVLLVIIVVTSLLAVLLVLLNKGKGGGLSDMFGGGMTQSLNTSGVAQKNLVRLTTIVAVAWALAVAAYALTMRFTTPGA from the coding sequence GTGGAAATCCTGCAGACCGTGCTCCTGGTGATCATCGTGGTCACCAGCCTCCTGGCCGTCCTGCTCGTCCTGCTGAACAAGGGCAAGGGCGGCGGCCTGTCCGACATGTTCGGCGGCGGCATGACGCAGTCGCTCAACACCTCCGGCGTGGCGCAGAAGAACCTCGTGCGGCTGACCACGATCGTGGCGGTCGCGTGGGCGCTGGCCGTGGCGGCCTACGCGCTGACGATGCGCTTCACCACGCCGGGCGCCTGA